CCTTGCTAGCAGATGGCGTAAGTGGGAAGTTGAAAAGTTTCTATTTGGGGTATTTCCTTAATCATGATTAGTTGAAGCTTGTGCTGGAAAAGATAGCTGAATGAAGATCTGTATTTTGAACAGTTACTGAACAAAAACCAAATGATGTTTGTGAGAAGTTTTACCAAGGAAATTTTCCGCAGTATGCTTTGTCAGTATGGTCAACTCTTCGAGCGGTAAGCTTTGTTTGTATGGTTAACCACCTGTTCGTAGACACATGTCTGCAATACTTTTGCTCGTCACTCATTAGTCTGGTTGAAGTAAATGAAGGAAGTTTATGGATCCAACCTATGTTCCAATTGGCATAGTTAAGATTATCCAAGAGGTTAGGAAGCCTTCTTGTTTGGTTTTGTTGTTTTAGCTGTTACTGGTATTGATTACACTGGATACATGTGGTCTGAGTCAAATAAACTGCAGACCTGCAGATTTCTGCTGCCCAAGTAAGACTTCCTCCGCCGAAGTAACTTTTATATTCCTAGATCTTGTTTACAAATATGCTTTAACTTCTCTCCTTGTCATACTGATGAAGTGATTAAGAAACTTACAGCAGTCCAGGTTTACTGCTTTTCATTTACTTACCTATGCTTTGCGCAGTTGCATGCATAGTTGTATAGTTGGGATTAACTGGATAATTGAAGTATGTATTGAGTAAAGTAAAAACTTTAAAGTTGAATGCCAAGTGCGCAAGCAGCCAAGAACTGAAAGTGTTGTCTGATGGCATCACTCTAGCCACTAAGTGGGCAGAATGATGCATTAATAAGATGCATGGTgttccttatatatatatacacacgaTAAATGTATCATCTAGAGAAAGATTTCATGTGATGATTTAATCACAATATCATGACATTCTTttttggttttaaaaaataaaacaccacatatatgtatgtatcatGTATCATTTTGATGATTCCATGTGAATCGCTAGAATGTCCTGATATTGTGATGATGTGTTGAAATTATCATGTGAAACTACCTCTAGATGATATATTTATTGTGTAGCAATGATGAGAGTTTGTTACTTAGAAGTTCTAGCATACTTTGTCATGGTTAACCAAAACCAACCACTTTCTTCATTCGCACTTTACTGCATTCAATGAAGGTCATCAAGTTGAAAGTGGAGGGTTTTACGAGAGAAGCATTAAGGAAAGGAATGTACCTTCCATTTTGTTTTCAGaattaacttttgatactgtTGTGAGGAGCTCCAGATTGAACCTTTCTATGACTTTCGGAGTTTTTGTGtgtattttttgtgtgttttggaCTTAAATTATGAGTTGAATTGTTGGCTACTCTATTTAAACTATTGCTCTTGCAAAGTTTAGATCATGTCAAAGAATGTTACTTTGGTTTGCTATCATTTTCGCtgtttaattcttcaaaatttgcTTGTGTAAGagtaaaattaaaagaaactGCTCCTTTATTGTGTGTTATATCTGAGGTTCTAGTCCTCGTTATCAATTTGATTTTGTTCCTtataaacatcaaatttgaaTGTCATGTGCTTGTATATTAGTACAGGCTTCTAAGAGGGTAAATCATTAGCTTGATGTGTTTGTCTTGTGCTAGTTTCTAAACTGTTAGCACTGTAGGTTATGCTGGAAAGGGATACAGGCCGTCCTCGTGGATTTGGGTTTTTAACATTTGCAGACCGTCGTGCCATGGAAGATGCAATCAGAGAAATGCATGGCAGGGAGATTGGTGATAAGGTGATCTCTGTGAACAAGGCCCAACCAAAGATGGGTGGTGAGGATTCTGACCATGGCTATGGTGGAGGCTACGGAGGCGGTGGGCGGGGTAGCTATGGAGGCGGTGGCAGGGGTAGCTACAGAGGAAGTGACAGGGGTAGCTATGGTGGCGGTGACAGGGGTAGCTACGGTGGCGGTGACAGGGGTAGTTACGGTGGTGGTGACCGTGGTAGCTACGGTAGTGGTGACAGGTCAGCAGGGCAAGACAATTGCTTCAAGTGTGGCCGCCCAGGCCATTGGGCTAGAGACTGTCATCAAGAAGGCGGTGGCCGTGGTGCACGTGCATTATCCCCCTCTCCTCGATCAAGGTATGGTGGAGGTAGTGCACGTGATGATTGTTATGGCAATGACCGTCGGTATACAGATGATCAATACGCCAGAGGCCATTATGCTGATAGGGAGCGCTATGATAGCAGAGATGATAGATATGGAAATCGTGATCGATTTGCCAATGACAGGTGTGGTATTTTCCCTGTTCTTGTTTGGTGTTacagatcaatttttttttctctatcttACAAAAAATGACTTCTTATGATATGTAGGCCTCCTGCTGGTGGTGATCGTTTCGCGGGCAACAAGTATGGGGTTTCTGACCGATATGCTCAGAACGGGTCAGGCAAAGAGAGGGGTTTTGACAGGGATGTAGGCCCACGAGATGGTGACAGGTACGCGAGTGGAGGACCAGCACGTTGTGAGGGGAAAAGCGTCAGAGACAGAGCAGGACCATATGATCGCCCTCGTAGAGGAGGAGGACGTCCACCCGCCCCTGCCTTTGACCGCTATTGAAGTGTTAAAATCTGTGATGTATTCGACTATCCATGTTTGAATTTTAGCTGTCCTTTTTAGTATCTTGCACTTTCGGTTCAGTAATCTCTTAAGATGTAAAGATGTTGAATTGTATTAACTGTGGTAGGGGAACTATATCTTCGTTTATAGTATTTGCTAGAAAAGCCATctgcattttattttttactgttAACAAAAATAGCTCCTCATTGTCTATCGAAAACAGCTTCTCTATCTCACAAAAGTAGGGTAATGTCTGCGTACATTGTACCCTTTTCAAATTCTATTCGTGGGATTATAttggtatgttttttttttaaaaaaaagtagcttgtcattctttttcatttttgtccAGATGAGAGAGAAGTACAGAACATATAAAATAACCAAATTTATAAAGAGCATAAGTTTTGTCAGTGGAGTTATTCAGTTTCTGTCTGATTGTAAATTATGAATGCAAAATAATGGAGctaatttagatataaaatataaaagggATAATCTTTCTGCTCTTTCATTTCTTCATTTTGATCAATATTCCTATAGTTAGTTAAATGAAGATTTTGATTTGACTTTTGGTAATAGAAAATTAGATCACCAACCATTTTTCTCAACTTCAATAACTACTCCACGAGGTAAGGATAAGCTAATAAAAtttgcatacactttaccctctgcAGATTTCATCCGTggaattttattatatatatagttgtTGTAAACTTCAAACTAAATAATGTTCAAATGCATACCAAGTGTTAAGGACCATATAATATATTATCACCATTTGATCTTGGGCAAATTGATAGGAAAGTAAATGTTAGTGTAAAAAATGGGTGGGAGATAGATGTTAGAACTAGTAATATATAACTGTCACTTCTAGACATTTGCTTTGTCTATTAAATAATACGATTTGTATTTCTTATTGAACAAAGTTTTATTAGATAAAAATTAGGTGCTACGTGCAGTAAGAGATTCcgtgaaagaaaaatatattagaagACTTACAATACTTAACATTACTGTTGCATCGAGATTGGAGTTGTAATTTGACCTTGTACAACTTACCTAAAGAGttccaatatttttaaaagcttTTTGAGGTCCAGCATTCAAAGTCTGTCGCCTTTAATAGAgaatattatattttctaaatgaattttttggcataaatttaaattaattggatatcaaaactagggttgcGGTTCAGTTCGATTTTGAAGTTTATCGATTTGATTTATCAGTTATCGATTTATAGACATGTCAAATCATTATAGAACCATTAAGATATTGATTTACCGGTTATCGATTTAACCGTTAAGATTTGGTACGAAAAAACCCATTGAAAATCACTTAAAAACAAGGTGACAAACCAAATAAATCATGCACATGAGTTGATAAATTGGGTCTTGCTCAAAATCAAATGTAAAACATTGTATTATAGCCAAGAGTTTGAGACAGtaagaaataaaagtatgaaaattaAGCCCCAAGTGAAGGACTTTATATACCCAAtggtaataaatataaattattgagTTACTATCGGATTATCGGTTAAcctgttaaaaaaaaaaaatcttaaaccgTTAAGAACCGATAAcccataataaaaaaattaaaactattacTGAAACCACTTAACCAACAACTCATTACCGATATATCAAtaactttttttcaatttaatttattggTTCGATTCGATTTTGAACATCCCTACTCAAAACGGATACAGAACATCAGGTGaaatgagaaacaaaaaaaatgtttaatattaaaaaaaaataaagatatgatGGAGATGGATGCCTAGTAAATTAAATACATGGGATGTTTAAGTGTGAACTACTCAATCTCAAAGTCTGAACATGTTGAAAAGGTCCATAGAGAATATAAGAATTCATAATCGAAATGCTAGCTCCATCATTATTATTGATGCAAGTAGGCAATATATTCCTaagatatatattttcttttcattttttataaaagcttgAGTTCTTAGTTCTTACCacttttgaaaattcaaatccaaaaagATATCACTTAGTACCACATTATTCTTTAGGAGTACAtcattttctctttcaaaaatgGAAATATCAATATAAAGTTAGGAATATTTTCTACAATTGCTGCAaaagttgtgtgtatatgtgcAATTTATTCCAAGTTATGTTCCTTTTATGTATACGAAAAATAGTAGTTAGtagattttcttgaattattattttcaacttGTTGACATATTTGCACTtccaattatatatatgtttgactCAATTTTATagtttactttctttctttctctgtctttatatcattttttgcttctatATTGGATATAATACGACATTGCCCTTCATATTTGTATTTATCCTTATATTTACACCTTGTATTTATCGTAGTGCCTTTTATATGTGTGGGGTGTGACTAGGAGTTCATTCGAACCCCTTCGATAGAAAattatatcatttatatataattaaaataataggaGTTCTTTTCCAGttcgtttttttaaaaaattgtttcaTTCTCCTTTTAAGTAACTATTTGATTTCAATTttccacatgacatgtttaTAATTGCAAAATTcagtttattatttttactttcttGAACTCTAACTTAAAATaggataaataaattgaaacggatTAGAGAGAGtactattttttattaagtaattaCTCAAAGAAACCAATTCaataaagtatttaaaaatttggATTTCTTGCTACTAATAGTCTACACATAGGTTATATAGTGGAATTTAAAATTTGTAGCtagaaattaattaaacatAACTACGTACTGATCAAGGTTTGAACAGATGACAACCTAATCCTAAACTtgattaattataataattacgGATCAATTATGCAACTAAAACGAATTACTACAACTTTATCTAAAGCTAAAGGTGTGTTCGGTGCGAAGGTAAATATTTCTATGGAAAatgtatttttagaaaatattttttgcaaaGAAGCACATTTCTTACTcgtgtgttttttttttgttttttttttgttttttggtgTATAATACTATAGGAGGTGCAGGGGAGAGGTAGGAGTGGTGGAGTGGTTGGAGGGCGGAGGATACTGTGAATGTCTTATTTTTACTAATTTTAtcgtaaaaattattttctttagttttaaaaaaaaatatttttttcaaaaaatatttttcaaaaattttaatcaaTGTGGCTGCGGAACACACCAAGTGTTTTCAACTTCTCAAACGTCACTATTAGTGTGTTTGTTTTTTGGTAAACGTCATTATTAGTTAATTAGTAGTCACATGTAGATATAGATAAGATCAATTCAATCCAACAATAGGAATTAGTAAACAATTTGATTAGGAAAAGTAAACTTCTCCAAgcgaaatcaatttattttaaaaataggaATTTGTCCCCTCCCCCACCTACCccccgcccccccccccccccaaaaaaaaaaaaaatagaaaaatgatGTTAGTTAATTAATTTACACATGGAAGCTAAATGACAAATTGACAACTATTTCTTAGCAATGGATTTTagtggaatttttttttaaaatgttgtaAAATAATACTACTAAAATATTAGCAATGTTTTGTGTCAATTATTTAGTGAGAATAATATAATTATCGTTATATTATATGTAGTgacaataataaatatgaatatttataaCATTTATATAAATGTCACTAAAAATTTTAACGACACCGGATGCAATAACATTAACCCATGCCACTAAATATTTTTGCTgcaatactaaaaaaaaaatctattaccattaaatattttttattatagtgAAATAtcgataaatattaaattttactTCCTTGGACTACTGTTGCGTAACTATTAGGACATTGACAATATGTATAAGAAAAATTATACGTAGCATTATTTGTTAGAGAttctaactaattaaagaacttaaATATTTGGATTCCTTGCTACTAATAGTCAACATAGAGgtcatagtgtaatttaaaatatgtggctacaaattaataattaaacaTAAGGTGATTCATTATAGACTTGAATATCAAATTTGGAGTTGATTTAGATCAATTTggattaaatttaaaataaaaatttgttagtgaaatttcttaaaaattccTAGCAATCTGTCAGCTTTAGTGCACCAAACTGCCTTTTTTATGATACATTTTATACTAAAGTCTTGACTATCGGCTAGGATTTGTGGCAAACCCATTCCTTAGAAACTATTGATTATTTGTTTAGAACTTGCAAATAATTTGTTCCAAAATTATGACACAATTTATACTAAAATCCTAATGACAAGGCAAGCTTTCTGATTGAACTCTCTCACTTATGAgaaacaaaaattattttagcACGACTTATTTAAACAGgatcaaaaattaaataatgacACAAAAATAACCCATTTCTATAAATCtctcattaaaaaaaagaaaattataaaataaaataaaaagacaagaaaattaaaaaatgtacTACTACTATATAATTATGGTGTGAATATTCCAACCTAGTTTGAAGAAGCATTGTCATCACATCAGATATGAACGTGATCAATAGTCATAATTAAGACCAAATtaaatgtataaaataattatattctaATCAAGTTAATTAATTAGGTGTGATTATGCCAACCAAATATACAGAGAAAATTAATATTATGTCTTTATCTAAGTGCCGTATCCCAGATTTTTTGGGGATATTTATGAGAATCGTCCAATTAAAATTTAGGCATATAATTACTTGGAAAAAATCATAGATTAGTTCTTAATTATTTGTttagtcattaaaaacatcacaTCAAAACTTGATTTAGACAAATAAAATAAACCAGaacttttaaataaaataaaccagACAAATTTAAGTCATTTTCCATATATTaggaactttttttttcttttttgaaacaaaaatatttttcgttttAAATTCTATCATTATAAAAAAATCGAAAATATCATTTTGTTAGGATGTTTTTTGTGTAAATTGTTTCCTAATAATTGACTATTTTATGATTTGCTATCAGAGAGACCAACTCAAAATCACGTGTGTTGATCATAAACTTAATATTTCCTTCGTcaaataatacatataatacATACTTGAATTATTGATAAGAATTCTACacttaagaaaatataaataacgaTGCGTATTGGAAAGGTGTTTTACTTGCCAATCGAAGTTTACAAAAGGACACGTTAGACGTAGATGCGAATTCACAATTTTAAGTAGCTCGAATAAAGTTACAATTATAAAAGGTACATTAAGGAAtctaatttttagatttttacgAATAATTTTGATATTGTATGTACAATATAACTTTTTGATAAAGGGACttcagataaaaaaaaattgtgctaTATATCTAccgagaaaaaaaaacatataggCCGATCAAATTGACTTATAAACACCTTTTGACTTATCTATAGATTTGATAAATATCTAAATCAAATGCATAAAAgccaaaaatagtggaaaagTCATAAATTGATCATCCACAACTTATAAAATTTTAGCTTATTAGCATTTTTTGTTTGACCAAGATTATAGCGATtttaccaaaaaataataatttattactcctaatatttttacttttaatcCGAATATATAAttacttatttattaaattattttcaccACTTAGAAATacttattaatattaatatttatcaaTTCTTTACCATCACTTAAACAAACTCATTAAAATTTGTGGAACACATGCCCTACAAATGAGGTACTGATTAATTAGTCGTTTTCTTCACCTTTATTAGAGGTTAGTTGGTGGacccttaaatattttttatggttAATTATATAGCCACGTGATCGATCAATAATGGacattatataataaaatttgtatataacATCTAATAAATTTGTATGTAacaattgaaagaaaaacaatatTTCGAAAAAGTATATATTTTACCATGTAAGTTTGCTATAATAAATTAACAAATACACCCTCCCCCCCCGCCcccataaattaattttttattttacatttgCTTTCGATCACAAAGGTAAAagagttttttattttatttccacCCAATATTTAGTAACCTGCATTAAGTTCGACTATACACTTTTGATCTCTTTTCATACTTCCTTTAAGAATATAATGAAAGGCAAACAAAGCAACAAAATAATGAGAaaacaacttattttatcatttttaaatcaaattttataATAATGAAACTAGAACTAGAAGTTGAGCTAGTAGGGCATCGTATTCATTGGTCGACATGATATTTTATATATCCCATGTATACCTCATGACTCttccaaataaaaatatagataaaatGAGGTCTCGTGTCAACTTACAATTTGAATTAACACTATAAAGAATTCATACGTTAGTTATTGTTGATCTTCcatatatgaaataaaaatcctATAACATAGTTAAAATCATATTTGTAATAGATAACGTACAAAATCAAATATCTCGTATAAAATATGATtgcttcaattattttttcaagattAACCAATAAAATATTACATATTTAATCTTCAATTTGTCAGattttttctattatatatCTTTCTTTCTCCACCCTTCTTTCCAAGCAACTTGCTCAAGTCAACTATGAAGTCCAAGTTTTAGGCTACGCCCCAGCCTTAATTAATAGGTAGTGGGGTGCATGCCTAGTGTAGGTGTTAGGATGAGGGCTATATAAATGTAACAACTTTGTCCACTTAGATCAATTTGATCAAACACTCACTATCTCATCCATCGTCATATTACATTCTATCAACATGACGATGAATTTACCCATACGAGTCCTCATGAGTCGATGGTTCATGGTGTTTGGCACCATCTTGATCCTATCGGCGGCGGGTGCCACCTATATGTTCGGCTTATATTCCGGTGACATAAAATCTTCCCTTGGATATGACCAAACTACCCTCAATCTACTAAGTTTCTTCAAAGATTTAGGATCCAATGTTGGTATTCTATCAGGTCTAATTAATGAAATTTCACCACCATGGGTTGTTCTTTCAATTGGTGCTGTCCTAAatttttttgggtatttcaTGATATGGATGGCCGTGACCAAAAAAATGTCTACACCAAAAGTTTGGTTAATgtgtttgtatatttgtatTGGTGCAAATTCACAATCTTTTGCTAATACTGGAGCACTTGTTACATGTGTCAAGAATTTTCCAGAGTCACGTGGTGCTGTTCTTGGACTTCTTAAAGGTTTTGTTGGTCTAAGTGGTGCAATTTTGACACAAATTTATCATGCCATTTATGGTAATGATTCTAAATCTTTAATTTTGCTTATTGGTTGGTTACCAGCTGTTATTTCCTTTGTTTTCCTA
This Solanum dulcamara chromosome 1, daSolDulc1.2, whole genome shotgun sequence DNA region includes the following protein-coding sequences:
- the LOC129899258 gene encoding glycine-rich RNA-binding protein RZ1C isoform X1, producing the protein MSGKDQDYRIFVGGLAWDVTDRQLEGAFGRFGKIIDCQVMLERDTGRPRGFGFLTFADRRAMEDAIREMHGREIGDKVISVNKAQPKMGGEDSDHGYGGGYGGGGRGSYGGGGRGSYRGSDRGSYGGGDRGSYGGGDRGSYGGGDRGSYGSGDRSAGQDNCFKCGRPGHWARDCHQEGGGRGARALSPSPRSRYGGGSARDDCYGNDRRYTDDQYARGHYADRERYDSRDDRYGNRDRFANDRPPAGGDRFAGNKYGVSDRYAQNGSGKERGFDRDVGPRDGDRYASGGPARCEGKSVRDRAGPYDRPRRGGGRPPAPAFDRY
- the LOC129899258 gene encoding glycine-rich RNA-binding protein RZ1C isoform X2, coding for MLERDTGRPRGFGFLTFADRRAMEDAIREMHGREIGDKVISVNKAQPKMGGEDSDHGYGGGYGGGGRGSYGGGGRGSYRGSDRGSYGGGDRGSYGGGDRGSYGGGDRGSYGSGDRSAGQDNCFKCGRPGHWARDCHQEGGGRGARALSPSPRSRYGGGSARDDCYGNDRRYTDDQYARGHYADRERYDSRDDRYGNRDRFANDRPPAGGDRFAGNKYGVSDRYAQNGSGKERGFDRDVGPRDGDRYASGGPARCEGKSVRDRAGPYDRPRRGGGRPPAPAFDRY